Proteins from a single region of Methanoculleus taiwanensis:
- a CDS encoding type IV pilin, producing the protein MAGNADAVSEVVGEMLMIALVLILVAGFGCSIGSLIPHDRDPTITLLVTNTSDNFTLWHKGGDWVRVSEITVTVSNSTRMEKFNGTTFCCVPNATTFDLGGAITVPYQVQGDEEFRVFTPRIVLMTGRFS; encoded by the coding sequence ATGGCGGGAAATGCGGATGCGGTATCTGAAGTTGTCGGCGAGATGCTGATGATAGCCCTCGTTCTTATTCTGGTTGCCGGTTTTGGTTGTTCGATCGGTTCTCTCATCCCTCACGACCGGGACCCCACGATTACGCTTCTTGTGACGAACACGAGCGATAATTTCACCCTCTGGCACAAGGGTGGCGACTGGGTGAGGGTTTCTGAGATTACGGTGACGGTGAGCAACAGTACGAGAATGGAGAAATTTAATGGTACTACGTTCTGTTGCGTGCCGAACGCTACCACGTTCGACCTCGGGGGTGCGATAACCGTCCCCTACCAGGTGCAGGGCGACGAGGAGTTCCGGGTGTTTACGCCACGAATCGTGCTCATGACCGGGAGGTTTTCATGA